One Ictalurus furcatus strain D&B chromosome 25, Billie_1.0, whole genome shotgun sequence DNA window includes the following coding sequences:
- the ttc32 gene encoding tetratricopeptide repeat protein 32 isoform X3 gives MEGHREVLDRQNLLNEANNEFNSHHWKRAEDLYTEFIDICMASGERDSNDLAIAFNNRGQVKYFRVDFYEAVDDYSAAIKANRQFEVAYYNRGLIRYRLGLATVTCVVCSPCFLFIATFQPFLSRCRKRF, from the exons ATGGAGGGCCACAGAGAGGTGCTGGACAGACAAAATCTCCTGAATGAAGCGAATAATGAGTTTAACAGCCATCATTGGAAACGCGCAGAGGATTTGTACACGGAGTTCATCGACATCTGCATGGCGTCTGG AGAACGCGATAGTAATGACCTCGCCATAGCCTTCAATAACCGCGGCCAGGTGAAGTACTTCCGGGTTGATTTTTATGAAGCCGTGGATGATTACAGCGCAGCTATTAAAGCCAACAGGCAGTTTGAAGTGGCTTACTACAACCGAGGATTAATACGGTACAGACTGG GTTTGGCGACAGTGACGTGCGTGGTGTGCTCGCCGTGTTTCCTGTTCATCGCGACCTTCCAGCC
- the ttc32 gene encoding tetratricopeptide repeat protein 32 isoform X2: MEGHREVLDRQNLLNEANNEFNSHHWKRAEDLYTEFIDICMASGERDSNDLAIAFNNRGQVKYFRVDFYEAVDDYSAAIKANRQFEVAYYNRGLIRYRLDVVDCIVCVHCFITNCRKSQKSPYSRGLCLAAPRRSSLR, encoded by the exons ATGGAGGGCCACAGAGAGGTGCTGGACAGACAAAATCTCCTGAATGAAGCGAATAATGAGTTTAACAGCCATCATTGGAAACGCGCAGAGGATTTGTACACGGAGTTCATCGACATCTGCATGGCGTCTGG AGAACGCGATAGTAATGACCTCGCCATAGCCTTCAATAACCGCGGCCAGGTGAAGTACTTCCGGGTTGATTTTTATGAAGCCGTGGATGATTACAGCGCAGCTATTAAAGCCAACAGGCAGTTTGAAGTGGCTTACTACAACCGAGGATTAATACGGTACAGACTGG ATGTCGTGGATTGTATTGTCTGTGTACACTGCTTCATCACAAACTGCAGGaagtcccaaaagtctccatacagtaGGGGATTGTGTTTGGCAGCACCACGTCGGTCGTCTCTTCGTTAG